aattattatagttatatttaatatttaaaagataaaattatatcaacAATCACTTGCTtcagtataaataatactttaaatgcGATGTTCAATATATGTACACTTCACTAAGCCAAATAGGTATATCAACTACAGAATGTAGATACAAAATAACCCATATAAATGAGAAGGGAAGTTGTTGGTAGAAGTCTTTAGAAGAGAATTGGGTGATCTGGTTATCTGCTGGAGGTGACGGCGAATGTCACCAATGTTCGCACCAGGATGAGGCACACGACGTTCCCCGGGTACGTCGAACATCCGGTAGAGGCTGGAACATCGAAACATTGACGGATCACCTTTACAGCATCAACCCGCAATTTCCATTCCTCTTAGGTGACTGCTTTTAACGTGCAATACTGTGTACTGTATACTATAAATCGTATCGTTTGTAATCAACAAAGTCTAAATTTGTCctgttatttaatcttttatatttaagcCTGAATATTGAGTGTTCATAGTTGGAAAGAATAAATAACTGATCTCCATTCACATATCGCCTTCTATTATCCAATTTTTGAATCCAGCACACATCCATGAAGACCACTAAATTCTTACTAGAAAGTACACAAAGGCAAtgaaatacaatgtaaaaatgtttaacagtttaCACGCAATCAGAATTATTTGGCGACTAtctgttatttcaaaaatattttaacactgaaaGTATGATAGTCTAAAATAATAACTTACGAGTTATGTATGCCTACAGTAATTCTAATGTATACTTTCATAGGcttgaagtaaaatttttaagaacCTGATACAGGAGAAATCGATTACGTTTGACgtagaatatatgtatatatgtgtgtgtgtgtgtgtgtgtgtgtgtgtgtgtgtgtgtgtgtgtgtgtgtgtgtgtgtgtgtgcgtgtgtgtgtgcgcgtgcgcgcgTGCGCGTCTATCCGAtcatttcatgtttaaaatataaagttgccTTGAACACCTTCACTGCCTGTCAATACTAAGTAAGACCAAATATACTTGTCCTTGCTTTTTCGCGTTATTGAGCTATTTGATATACTAAGAGAgtttttaattcatgttttaatttaattttaggcaATTTAGAAAATATCAAGTCCAtatgttttgcttaaaataatcTAGTAAAAGTTTAATCTGCAAGTGTTTTAAGTATAATTCATGTGCAAATTAGATTTGTGTATAAACAAACCGGTGTTTTTCAAGACTGtcattcaaaatataaactaaagcAAAAATGTGGATATCTATATTACCAactcagaaatatatattattagattaaatGACACGGAACGCATAGTTTAAATGCTCTCCCTCAAAATTTGAAAGTTGTTTGTGGGGAGACAATTCTTAAAAGGAACCTGAGGAAGTATTTAATagtaaaggaattttataatttaaataaatttctctcTGACAGTgacttattttaatgtaaatgattgttttttgtgtttgtatttCTTTCTTTTACTAATTGATCTTGTTAATAGCacttttatgtttatgtttacatttattctaTATTGACGATTGCGTTGTATTTCTGTCTACCTTTGTACCACTGTACCACTGTCTACCTACAGTGCAATAAAAAGAATTCAATTGACAAAATGCCCCAAGTTACCCTTACCGTGTACTCTATCAGCTACAGACTTGTCCGTGTCTTTCATCTCGAGAGCGGGCGACTTGTGTGGCTTGTCGCCTTCCACGCTCTCTTCATTGGTGCGCCAGTACACAGTGGCGATGGTGGCAAGACACTTGAGCTTCAGGTCTCCACGCTTGAAGTGGCGTTGCTCCACCCGGAACTCCAGGCCCAGCGTAGCCGTCTCGTACCCTTTGTTCGGCCGTCGGATGGGACCGAACACGTATGATTGGTTGGCCTGAAACACCAACGCGTTATTCAGTAGATAGGGAAGTTAATGTTGAATAGTTGTGTACAGACAGGGAATActctatatactatattatatcaTGTATTGCTAAGATAAAGATGGtttacattaaaaagaaattactaaTCAAGTCTTAACCCAGTTTGTAGTGGAAAAATGTTGTGACAACTATCTAATATTGGCAATAACTTGtaccattttatttttcttcatattttgatGAGTTTTAAGTGATGgatgtttgtttaaaaactgttattattgaatgtcatagaactaaattttaaattagaatgcTTTTAATACATATGCAATAACGTTTGCACTACAATatgctttaataattttttatggtttttcatTGTAGTGGCTGCTTACAATTACTACTAAATACAACCTTGAAATCCTGGAACAAcgaatattattagtattacataATCACCATAGCATAGACTACAAACTATTTATACACAAACTGTATTGTAAGTATTTACATGGTCTTACTTAATTGCTCAATGTCcttttttatattccattttcattttgaaaaaattcaatctttttttaactaattcatATTTAGAACTTATAATCACTGTTACCTGTTCACCATTGATGTACCATGTGAGTTGAGCCACTGGTTTGGAAGGCCCAGAGGTGCAGTTGACTCTGACAGTATCTCCAAGCTGATAACGCGCCCTTCCTCCACTGATACGGGGTCCTTCTCTTGGTATCGCTGAAAATAACAtattcccaaaataaaaaataaattattgtacaaccacccatacaatttttaattttagctgtatTTTGCTTTAAATCTACTTTAATCATTTTGAACACAATTCATGCATAGTCaggatattaataataatattagtatccTAAATTTATATTGcagtgaattaaaatttttataaacaagatATTTTACCGAACATagaagtttcttttatttttataataaagaaagacactaaatagttttttcttgCAACTGTTTTCCTATCAGCAAACTGGCACAGGCAAAGAAGCAATGAAAGTTTTTCTCATACCATCATTTAAGCAAACAGGGAGATCATCAGAGATAAAAAGCAATTTagctaacaaaacattttttgaatatacTTACCTaacgttaaatatttataaaatgtgccccttaacaaagtattttattggtttgaattttgaaataataaaaatcaatgtttaatgtAATATGCTACTTTTTCATAATTCATACCTTATCTCTTTCtaacatgttattattattttttataataatatttttattatatgatacGTGATTTATCtcgataaaaatgttatttcatttgGAGCTACATATTACATCTTAGGTATTTTCACGTATACATTTATATGCACGTATGTGCAGATGCGCTGAAGCAGGTCTTGgaataaacaataacttttaagaaaacaaaatttataacaacaaattttctctttattttattcaacttaattTTCCTTTCAAGTTTTATAccacactttataattatttgggCTATTTCCAAGGGATACCATTTTATAAACATCAAATCTTCGTATTTACTCTCTTATTCAACCTTTATTGTCCAATAAGACgacccatttaaaaaaatattgttaccacTTTGTCAGAAAATACTGAGTATGTTAAGAGTTGCAAAACGTGTGTTTTACAGGCTATTATTTTGTGTGGAAACACTTAAAAACCAcatatttcatcaaaattaagTTTCCAATTACATTTAAGTCAATCCTTCTTTTCTACACAATTTTGTATAAgcctatttatcaaaaatatattgctAGAAGTTAATCAAAGTAGTTATACACGCAATTTTAGTACTTTACCATATTATTGTTCTACAACTTAACTAGACCCAATTTTTCATGTCTTTGAACATGTGGGCACTAACTATCCTAATCTAATAGAACGGGAGAGAAGGGAGtaattaattttgcttttaattgGAGAGGGAGCCGCGTAAGTGGGGAAGAGTAGAGaatttaaaaacttcttgatgcACATACAGGTTCAAATTCGAATGTAATTTACATcggttttcatttaaatttagaaaataaagttatttggCATAATCGAAGGAATTCGTTTGGAATTTTTAACAGTTTgctaactttattatattttttacctgtgattcttaattattattattagataaattaaaatatcagtttatattatatgaaacgTAACTTTCACTACCGTTAACTTTATTATCAGGTGTCGCATAACAAGCGACactggtttattttatttatttatttatttttgcaaaatgtAAGTCTACAACTCATTGTATTAAGCTACATGTTTAATTATGTCCCAATAGaagctatataatttatttttttctccaaTTTTCTCGTTCCATCATAATTATCCTTAAGATCAATACACATTTTCGTTACCACTTAACGAATtccaatggagtgacatgtaccatcttTGAACACagtgttttctatataaaaattaagattaatgcaaagtttcaaattaataggTTTAATCAGTTCGTTATTCAGATATCTTGCGCACGTACAGTctgacagaaatgaaaatgttccCCCAAATGATAAGCTTAATTTAATCCAATAAGAAAAACActaacaaaatatcaaatatttttagggTGTGTGGCTTTTTCAACAATATGTCATATTTTTCTTGGTATCTATTGGCCATCTACTCTCCAGGTTATCCACAAATAATATACCTAAAGAGCTTGAGCTTAGGATTTGTCCCAGGGGCTCCCCTTTGTCTCACTCTCCTGTACTATAAATTTTTAGCAGCAATGCCATTGTTGAGGCAAtgactttataaaaattaaaacatgatgaAACAAATCTTCGGAGTTACAATACCGTGCAGGCACAGAGCTAATAATTGTAAAAGTACACAATCTTGATGATTATGACtaacatgtaattaaatttaaaataataataatgataacaatattaGTTTGTATTcccaaacattaaaatttacattacaatatttacactaaacattcaTGTACACCATTACACCCCAATTTTATCTAACTACTCTTCGGTAGCCCTAGCCCTTAACAGTGATGACTATCAACATTTTCATCTAGTTTTCTGACGattatattactgttatttatgtcATACAATTGCTTTTCATAGTGACAAGCAAGTAAAAATTCGAtatgacaaaaaatattgttttatatgtgtaaCCTTGTCAGTTTCTTCCCTGTTTGACCCCCTTCCCCTCCACCCCAATAACTAGCGTGGCGGATATAATCGATTTTGTTTTTCGGATAATCTACTTCACGATGTCAAGATGCGTGTGTACATCATGAAAAACAGAACAATGTTTTAAGTTATAGCATGCTACACTGACCCACTGTCATCATATCGCCATGGTCAGACACTGTCTGGAAGGAAGGAGCCTCGGCAGATACCTCACAGCGATATCTACCTGTGCTGGATAGCGACAGTCTGATCAGGCGAACCTGAGTGGCGTTTGAGCTATCCACCTGAACATAACACACTATAGTACAACAAAAACTACTGTCATTATATCGCCATGGTTAGACACTTATAGTAACGGTCTGATCAGGCGAACCTGAGTAGGTTTGAGCTGTCAACCTGAGAACAACACACTATAATACAACACAAAGCACTGTCATAATATCGCAATGGTTAGACACTTATAGTAACACTCTGATCAGGCGAACCTGAGTAGCGCTTGAGCTGTCAACCTGAAAACAACACAAACTACTGTCATTATATCGTCATGGTTAGACACTTATAGTAACACTCTGATCAGGCGAACCTGAGTAGCGCTTGAGCTGTCAACCTGAGAACAACACAAACTACTGTCATTATATCGCCATGGTTAGACACTTATAGTAACACTCTGATCAGGCGAATCTGAGTAGCGCTTGAGCTGTCAACCTGAGAACAACACAAACTACTGTCATTATATCGCCATGGTTAGACACTTATAGTAACGGTCTGATCAGGCGAACCTGAGTAGCGCTTGAGCTGTCAACCTGAGAACAACACACTATAGTACAACACAAACTACTGtcattatacacacacacacatagacaCTTATAGTAACGGTCTGATCAGGCGAACCTGAGTAGCGTTTGAGCTGTCAACCTGAGAACAACACAAACTACTGTCATTATATCGCCATGGTTAGACACTTATAGTAACAGTCTGGTCAGGCGAACCTGAGTAGCGCTTGAGCTGTCAACCTGAGAACAACGCAAACTACTGTCATTATATCGCCATGGTTAGACACTTATAGTAACAGTCTGATCAGGTGAACCTGAGTAGAGCTTGAGCTGTCAACCTGAGAACGACACAAACTACTGTCATTATATCGCCATGGTTAGACACTTATAGTAACGGTCTGATCAGGCGAACCTGAGTAGCGTTTGACCTGTCAACCTGAGAACAACACACTATAGTACAACACAAACTACTGTCATTATATCGCCATGGTTAGACACTTATAGTAACGGTCTGATCAGGCGAACCTGAGTGGCGTTTGAGCTATCCACCTGAACAACACACGCTATAGCATCAACACAAACCACTGTCATGATCGGCAGAGACCTCGCAGCACTATCGGCCTGCGCTGGATAACGGCAATGTATCAGACGAAATTGAGTGTCGTTCGAGTTGTCCAcataaaaatacatcaaattattacgaaacatttaataattaaatctacAGCAAAACAATCTCCATCAGTAATGAACAAGAACTATAAGATTTTTATAAGGTGGattcaaatatacatattaatgttGTACTGGACTTAAAACTCTATTACGATATTAAGTTCTTCAtctatattaaatttcttattttgttttaaatagtttattatatgttcTATGTATGTCAATGTCCAAATCATACACTACGATCATTCGTTTGGCAGTACAGTTTTTACCTCATTTATCAGTTTATACAGAAATAGGTGATGTTTTGGTAAATAAACTGCACTTGCCGTACGTAATgggtttcatttaaatataaccaaaattTACCCTTTAACATtggaaacaaaattgaatttttataaattttattttatttgagtttataaaCAAAAGCAGTAGTAAAGTGttagttacaattaaaaatgcttaattatttctaattataatttattttatgtttagtttcaTCCAACCTTCCAAAAAAATACCACCACatgaatatttacttaaattaatctAGCTCTTTTGCTGGAATGTTATTTAtgagaaatgtaattaattttgatattaactatAAACTTAGGACAAGCGTATCTACAGTTTTAGTTAAGCTATTTAGAACCCATTTCAAATAAATCTTATACCAATAACACCCACATAGTTACTAGTATTGTTCCAAATAAGTCATAGCTGATAACGTGATCTGAACGTTTAGcgtcaataatatattttagcatGTAAATGATACTATCTAAGcggtaaaaatttagttttgtattatccAAACTTATTccagtaacataaaaattaactgACTGATCCGTAAACAATGGCGCACTGCAGCAGTTTGGTCCCCGGGGTAATCCATTGTGCTAGACAGAGAGGGACAATGGTGTAAATATCGTTCCCTTATCACCACTACGCGAGTCCTGTTAACACCGCACTGTACTGTCCTGTTAATGCGTTGGATGCGAGCCTTGCCCATACCAGTTAGGTTATTAGAATTTTTGATACTTTTTAGagataattgttattgtttttaaccatttaaaagatTTGAAATGTATAACACGAATAAATTTTGATACGTGTGGCATTACTTAGATAATTGTATGAATCTGAACATTATTTACAAGCTTTATTGATAAGAAGTAAAATTGACACGTGTTTTCACACTTTGTtatttgtattgcttatttttattaaagataagtaATTTTACGATcagtaattttaaacaatagaagaacATCTCTTAAATTCTACTAaaagttttgttgaaaatatcacacacacacacaagcgcgcacatacacacacacacacacacacacacacatcttaaAACAAGCACATGAGTGTGAAACATAATCGCAAATCTAATACTatcataaaaaagaataataaccTTTTTACGCGTAATAAATACTGGTAACACTGACTTACATCTACTTCGACGCCATTGAGTGGAAAAACTTGCTTTGGCGGATTGTCCTTGGGGAGGAAACGGAAAAACTCGTTCCCATCCTTGTACCACTTGACGGAGTAGAGAGGTTCCCCCTGAAGGTCGTAATAACACTCAAGGATAGATGAGTTTCCAACCAGCGTGTGTCGTTCTATGCGCACCGATGTCAAGGATAAGCCCAGGATTTTCTCTGGAACAAAGTAGATTTGCTTATCAAGACGATTTTGAACGTTGATGTGCGGTTTATTCAATGAATCAGAGCCAATTGTGTAATTCAAGTTCGTATAGACACACTAATTCTGTGAAATAAGACCTATATAACTGAATATTAGGTAATTCTTTGTTCAATATGCTCTTAAATCTAAATATTGgccacttaaaaaattatttaaataattcagtacttCTTTCTCACTCTCTTTTTAatatagaaagaaaataagataGTGAATTCTtcatgttttagtttttagacTAGCATCACATTCCTAaagatataaaatgaaaactcGTTTtcgttatatcaatatttaaataagaaaattatcattatataacaattacttgaaaatatattaatttctttagtaACCCCTATGCGCTCTAAATTAATAGAGTTTCCGGTTACACATAACCCAAGCACCTGTCATCTTCAACTTACCGATGTCAGGGACAACCCTGTGGTTAGTCAACACATAGCGCTTGGTTCACAAATATTTTGCGAGCCAATGACGAAAACTCGTTTTTATGCGGCATTGAAGTGTGCTGATCTACCTAAGCTGTCCTATCTACGTCACTCAGTCTGTAGAAGCTGGTGTGTCTAGATATAGAAATCTTGTCGAGGATTATACTTGTATATTAACTTTTGTGTCAACTTGAAGGTTTTTTTCAGTATGACCTGTTATTAATTACTACAATAATTATTTGGGATAATGGATCACTCCATCAacaatttcatacaaaatgttaTCCCTATCAATTCTCGTCCCTAACAATGCTCGACTAGGCTTGTCTTGTTCCtaagaattttacaaaataatatatggatTTTCATCGTCGAATAGTTCATCCATTTAAGTTAAGTGAACACGTTCCTACAGTAAATGAGTATTGATTTTG
This Homalodisca vitripennis isolate AUS2020 chromosome 3, UT_GWSS_2.1, whole genome shotgun sequence DNA region includes the following protein-coding sequences:
- the LOC124358653 gene encoding uncharacterized protein LOC124358653, translating into MTRQIHLLLTLFVLNFVPEKILGLSLTSVRIERHTLVGNSSILECYYDLQGEPLYSVKWYKDGNEFFRFLPKDNPPKQVFPLNGVEVDVDSSNATQVRLIRLSLSSTGRYRCEVSAEAPSFQTVSDHGDMMTVAIPREGPRISGGRARYQLGDTVRVNCTSGPSKPVAQLTWYINGEQANQSYVFGPIRRPNKGYETATLGLEFRVEQRHFKRGDLKLKCLATIATVYWRTNEESVEGDKPHKSPALEMKDTDKSVADRVHASTGCSTYPGNVVCLILVRTLVTFAVTSSR